In the Coturnix japonica isolate 7356 chromosome 6, Coturnix japonica 2.1, whole genome shotgun sequence genome, one interval contains:
- the ADRA2A gene encoding alpha-2A adrenergic receptor: MFNPERPFTERGHFFSSMEYQRQLEEEEGYPPPGANGTFNDSAAGLGWSMPYPLHTTITLISLAGLLMLFTVFGNVLVIIAVFTSRALRAPQNLFLVSLASADILVATLVIPFSLANELMGYWYFGKVWCEIYLALDVLFCTSSIVHLCAISLDRYWSITQAVEYNLKRTPRRIKCIIFIVWVISAVISFPPLISIEKKSVQKVNQWASGCKINDEKWYIISSSIGSFFTPCLIMILVYVRIYQIAKRRTRVPLNKRAERPEKKQNGLADKEDLPASAQLNGEKAAGAGDGQEGEVNGIDMEETSSSEHQENSQPKKAERPLRGKTKTKLSQIKPGDALPRKTEEERNTKGSRWRGRQNREKRFTFVLAVVMGVFVLCWFPFFFTYTLTAVCKSCSVPPTLFKFFFWFGYCNSSLNPVIYTIFNQDFRRAFKRILCRIERKRIV; the protein is encoded by the coding sequence ATGTTTAACCCGGAGCGCCCGTTCACGGAGAGGGGCCACTTCTTCTCCTCCATGGAGTACCAGcggcagctggaggaggaggagggctaCCCGCCTCCCGGCGCCAACGGGACTTTCAACGACAGCGCGGCCGGGCTGGGATGGAGCATGCCGTACCCCCTGCACACCACCATCACCCTCATCAGCCTGGCGGGCTTGCTCATGCTCTTCACCGTCTTCGGCAACGTCCTGGTCATCATTGCCGTCTTCACCAGCCGGGCGCTGAGGGCCCCCCAGAACCTCTTCCTGGTGTCCCTGGCCTCTGCCGACATCCTGGTGGCCACCCTGGTCATCCCCTTCTCCCTGGCCAACGAGCTGATGGGCTATTGGTACTTTGGCAAAGTGTGGTGCGAGATCTACCTGGCGCTGGATGTGCTCTTCTGCACCTCCTCCATCGTCCACCTGTGCGCCATCAGCCTGGACCGCTACTGGTCCATCACACAAGCCGTCGAGTACAACCTCAAGCGCACCCCGCGCCGCATCAAGTGCATCATCTTCATCGTCTGGGTCATCTCAGCCGTCATTTCCTTCCCACCGCTCATCTCCATAGAGAAGAAAAGTGTGCAGAAGGTGAACCAGTGGGCATCAGGGTGCAAGATCAATGACGAGAAGTGGTACATCATCTCGTCGAGCATCGGCTCCTTCTTCACCCCGTGCCTCATCATGATCCTGGTCTACGTGCGCATCTATCAGATAGCCAAGAGACGAACCAGGGTCCCGCTGAACAAGAGGGCGGAGCGcccagagaaaaagcagaacgGCTTGGCCGACAAGGAGGACCTGCCAGCCTCAGCCCAGCTCAATGGGGAGAAAGCAGCCGGAGCTGGTGATGGGCAGGAGGGAGAGGTCAATGGCATAGACATGGAGGAAACCTCCTCCTCTGAGCACCAGGAGAACAGCCAGCCCAAGAAAGCAGAGAGACCCCTGCGGGGAAAGACCAAGACTAAGCTGAGCCAGATAAAGCCTGGGGACGCTTTGCCCAGGAAGACAGAGGAGGAGAGGAACACCAAAGGGTCCCGGTGGAGGGGCCGGCAGAACCGGGAGAAGCGCTTCACCTTTGTGCTGGCCGTGGTGATGGGGGTCTTCGTGCTCTGCTGGTTCCCCTTCTTCTTCACCTACACACTGACTGCAGTCtgcaagagctgctctgtgcctcccaCCCTCTTCAAATTCTTCTTCTGGTTCGGTTACTGCAATAGCTCCCTCAACCCAGTCATCTACACCATCTTCAACCAGGACTTCAGACGGGCCTTCAAAAGGATCCTCTGCAGGATAGAGAGGAAAAGGATCGTTTGA